One region of Miscanthus floridulus cultivar M001 chromosome 19, ASM1932011v1, whole genome shotgun sequence genomic DNA includes:
- the LOC136527221 gene encoding ABC transporter C family member 13-like isoform X1 yields MDFVCPVDPAVWDDDGRHFGPCFADLVLGFAGNAIATVAALGLFLAKRNTTRAQNVRRGLSEKLFAFGVPSFAACLSLVGLSMLAKKKFEGKDVENYELFFICSQFIAWMSVSLVHVSGTWFEILYNPIMCFCWILKIILEIPHLQYKLTLLKAMPSFMEIISFCTATTFGLFVIVAAVVGNKREVNSIEAPLILNDEKAEGEITNMIKDYNLWELLTFKFVNPVMDIGITRQLGFTDLLELPTELRATSCYDKLLSSWTAEYQNHHDNSSLLRAMSYSYGWTYLRLGLLKVLNDSISFVSPLLLNKFIRLLQEGSDGMDGYILAISLGLTSIIKSFLDSQYSFRLAKLKLMLRSSIMGIIYRKCLLLSLAERSRFSEGEIQTFMSVDADRTVNLCNSLHDAWSLPLQIGVALYLLYTQVNYAFLSGLAITIILIPVNKWISTRIAGATEKMMKQKDRRISCAGELLAHIRTVKMYSWEKLFTERLVERRESEVKHLATRKYLDAWCVYFWATTPTLFSLFTFSIFAIMGHTLDAATVFTCVALFNTLISPLNSFPWVINGMIDAVISSRRLSNYLSTPEHHSSEFTASADLLNHHFKRDTEVTHNLMAVVLQNVSCSWSSSSVAEPSIVLRDISLQLQKGLFIAIVGEVGSGKSSLLNTVIGETHVIGGSISSCGSIAYVPQVPWILSGSLRDNILLGKEFDPRRYEEVIEACALRVDISAMARGDMSHIGEKGTNLSGGQRARLALARALYHNSDVYLFDDILSAVDSQVASWILEKAVMGHQLMQKTRLLSTHNLQAIAAADMIVVMANGLIKWFGTLESFLATPYSRISKPDNSSPTSYAASVKDKTPMVTCELKTDDILEDLVVSYEETTDQVEEEARKQGKVELGVYKKYAAFAGWSAVVLIFLSAFLMQASRNGNDLWLTYWVDTSTGTNNTRFYLIILAMFGIINSLFTLGRAFSFAFGGLHAAIHIHASLLENIISAPICFFDQNPSGRILNRLSSDLYTVDDSLPFILNIFVANFFSLLGTLVVLSYSQVSFLLILLPLWLIYRKLQFYYRSTSREVRRLDSVARSPIYSSFTETLDGSSTIRAFQNEGFFLERFIQHVTLYQKTSYSELIASLWLSLRLQLLAGFIILFIAMMATISFQSSSLVNLATPGLVGLALSYAAPVVSLLNGFLTTFTETEKEMISVERVDEYIGIPQEELQGSEPPPRNWPTEGKIEFEHVTLKYKPELPPALSDVSFLIASGMQVGIIGRTGAGKSSILNALFRLVPICNGRILVDGIDLAKVAVRELRGHFAVVPQSPFLFDGSLRENLDPFNTTTDLRIWEVLENCHMKGEVESIGGLDIHVKESGASFSVGQRQLLCLARAILKSSKVLCLDECTANVDNQTAFLLQNTISTECKGMTVLTIAHRISTVMKMDNILVLDQGKLVEEGNPEALMNHRLSRFAQYAKASQM; encoded by the exons ATGGATTTCGTCTGCCCCGTCGATCCCGCG GTATGGGACGACGACGGGAGGCATTTCGGGCCGTGCTTCGCGGATTT GGTGCTGGGGTTCGCCGGGAATGCGATCGCCACGGTTGCTGCGCTCGGGCTCTTCCTCGCCAAGAGGAACACAACCAGAGCTCAG AACGTCAGGAGAGGTTTATCGGAGAAGTTGTTTGCATTCGGTGTGCCTAGTTTTGCAGCCTGCCTTTCTTTGGTTGGATTAAGTATGCTAGCTAAGAAGAAATTTGAAGGGAAGGATGTTGAGAATTATGAACTATTCTTCATATGCTCCCAGTTTATTGCATGG ATGTCTGTAAGTCTTGTCCATGTCAGTGGGACTTGGTTTGAAATCCTCTATAACCCAATAATGTGCTTCTGCTGGATCTTGAAGATTATTCTAGAGATACCTCATTTGCAATACAAGCTTACGTTACTAAAG GCAATGCCATCTTTTATGGAGATTATCTCATTTTGTACTGCAACCACATTTGGACTCTTTGTTAttgtggctgctgtagtaggcaACAAAAG AGAAGTGAACTCTATTGAAGCCCCACTCATTCTAAATGATGAAAAAGCTGagggtgaaataacaaacatg ATAAAGGACTACAATTTGTGGGAACTGTTGACTTTCAAATTCGTTAATCCAGTGATGGACATTGGTATCACAAGACAACTTGGCTTCACAGATTTACTTGAGTTACCAACTGAGCTTAGAGCTACCTCCTGTTATGACAAACTTCTGTCTTCCTGGACTGCTGAATATCAAAACCACCATGACAACTCATCTCTACTTAGAGCCATGTCTTATTCTTATGGATGGACATACTTGCGTTTGGGACTTCTTAAG GTATTAAATGACAGCATCAGTTTTGTTAGCCCTCTGTTGCTGAACAAGTTTATAAGACTTCTTCAGGAAG GTTCTGATGGCATGGATGGATATATTCTTGCCATTTCCTTAGGATTGACTTCTATTATCAA gTCCTTTTTAGATAGCCAGTACTCCTTTCGTCTAGCAAAGCTCAAGTTGATGTTACGATCAAGCATCATGGGGATAATTTATCGGAAG TGCCTACTTCTCAGTCTAGCTGAGCGCTCTAGGTTTTCTGAAGGTGAGATACAGACCTTCATGTCTGTTGATGCTGACCGCACAGTAAACTTGTGTAACAGCCTTCATGATGCCTGGAG CTTGCCACTGCAGATTGGAGTTGCTCTTTATCTGTTATATACACAAGTCAATTATGCTTTTCTATCTGGGCTTGCAATAACAATCATACTAATACCAG TGAACAAATGGATTTCTACAAGGATTGCTGGTGCAACAGAAAAGATGATGAAGCAAAAAGACAGAAG GATAAGCTGTGCAGGGGAGCTCTTAGCACATATTAGAACAGTGAAGATGTACAGCTGGGAGAAACTATTCACTGAACGTTTGGTGGAAAGAAGAGAATCAGAAGTGAAGCATCTCGCG ACTAGAAAATATCTGGATGCTTGGTGCGTCTATTTCTGGGCAACCACACCGACATTGTTCTCCCTTTTCACCTTTTCAATTTTTGCAATTATGGGACACACATTGGATGCTGCCACG GTATTTACTTGTGTTGCGCTCTTTAACACACTAATATCACCGTTAAACTCATTTCCATGGGTTATTAATGGGATGATTGAT GCTGTTATCTCTAGCAGACGGCTGAGTAATTATTTATCTACTCCAGAACATCACTCGTCCGAGTTTACTGCCTCTGCTGACCTTTTAAACCACCACTTTAAGAGAGACACCGAAGTAACTCATAATCTAATGGCCGTCGTCCTTCAGAATGTATCCTGTTCTTGGTCTAGCAGCTCTGTTGCTGAGCCGAGCATAGTTCTCAGAGATATATCTTTGCAGCTACAAAAAGGGCTCTTTATTGCAATTGTAGGCGAG GTTGGTTCTGGTAAATCATCTTTGTTGAACACAGTCATTGGAGAGACTCATGTCATCGGTGGTTCTATTAGCTCCTGTGGTTCAATTGCCTATGTACCACAG GTACCATGGATCTTATCTGGCTCTTTACGAGATAATATTTTGCTTGGGAAAGAATTTGATCCGAGGAG ATACGAAGAAGTAATAGAGGCATGTGCGCTTCGTGTTGACATATCGGCAATGGCCAGAGGAGATATGTCACATATTGGAGAGAAAGGCACCAACTTATCTGGTGGACAGAGAGCTCGTCTGGCATTGGCAAG GGCTTTATACCACAATTCTGATGTATACTTGTTTGATGACATCCTTAGCGCAGTTGACTCCCAAGTTGCTTCGTGGATCCTGGAAAAGGCTGTTATGGGGCACCAATTAATGCAGAAAACAAGATTACTAAGCACGCACAATCTTCAG GCCATTGCTGCTGCAGATATGATTGTAGTCATGGCTAATGGGCTCATTAAGTGGTTCGGGACACTGGAATCTTTCTTGGCAACTCCATATTCAAGAATCTCTAAGCCAGATAATTCGAGTCCTACCTCATATGCAGCTTCTGTGAAAGATAAAACACCAATGGTAACATGTGAACTGAAAACTGATGATATACTTGAAGATTTAGTGGTTTCTTATGAGGAGACAACAGATCAGGTAGAAGAAGAGGCAAGGAAACAAGGCAAGGTTGAGCTCGGTGTCTACAA AAAATATGCAGCATTTGCGGGGTGGTCAGCTGTTGTTTTAATATTCCTAAGTGCATTCTTAATGCAAGCATCTCGTAACGGCAATGATCTTTGGTTAACTTACTGGGTTGATACCAGCACAGGTACCAACAACACAAGATTTTATCTG ATTATCCTTGCTATGTTTGGCATCATCAATTCTCTTTTCACTTTGGGAAGGGCATTTTCTTTTGCATTCGGTGGCCTCCATGCAGCAATCCATATTCATGCATCTCTTCTTGAAAATATCATCAGTGCCCCGATCTGTTTCTTTGACCAAAATCCCAGTGGTCGGATCCTAAACAG ATTATCGTCAGACCTCTACACCGTTGATGATTCTCTTCCTTTCATCCTCAATATATTTGTGGCCAACTTCTTTAGCTTACTCGGCACTCTGGTTGTTTTGTCTTATTCACAG GTTTCCTTCTTACTCATCTTACTTCCACTCTGGCTTATCTATAGGAAGCTGCAG TTCTATTACAGGTCTACCTCACGTGAAGTACGGCGACTTGATAGCGTTGCTCGTTCACCAATCTATTCATCTTTCACAGAGACACTTGATGGTTCATCAACAATAAGAGCTTTCCAGAATGAA GGGTTCTTCTTGGAAAGATTCATCCAACATGTGACACTATATCAGAAAACATCCTACTCTGAGCTCATTGCTAGTTTGTGGCTCTCGCTGAGACTCCAG TTGTTGGCAGGTTTTATCATTCTGTTTATCGCCATGATGGCCACTATCAGCTTCCAAAGCAGTTCTCTTGTCAACTTAGCGACACCTGGACTG GTGGGCCTGGCTTTATCATATGCAGCACCTGTAGTATCGTTGCTGAATGGCTTCTTAACCACCTTTACAGAAACAGAAAAGGAAATGATCTCCGTGGAAAGGGTTGATGAG TACATTGGCATACCTCAAGAAGAACTCCAGGGATCAGAACCTCCACCGAGAAACTGGCCAACGGAAGGGAAGATTGAGTTTGAACATGTAACACTAAAGTACAAGCCAGAGCTACCACCTGCTTTAAGTGACGTTTCGTTCCTTATTGCATCAGGCATGCAG GTTGGAATAATAGGAAGGACTGGAGCAGGCAAATCAAGTATACTGAATGCACTTTTCCGCTTAGTTCCAATTTGCAACGGTCGCATCTTAGTAGATGGCATTGATTTGGCTAAAGTTGCCGTCCGAGAACTCCGTGGACATTTTGCAGTAGTTCCACAGAGCCCCTTTTTGTTTGATGGGTCTTTGAG GGAAAACCTGGATCCTTTCAATACAACAACAGATCTCAGGATATGGGAAGTTCTTGAAAACTGCCATATGAAGGGAGAGGTAGAATCAATAGGTGGACTCGACATCCATGTGAAAGAAAGCGGTGCATCTTTTTCAGTAGGGCAGCGACAGCTCCTATGCCTTGCCCGTGCCATCCTAAAATCGTCCAAG GTGCTTTGTCTAGATGAGTGCACAGCCAATGTTGACAACCAAACAGCCTTCCTGTTGCAAAATACAATTTCTACTGAATGCAAAGGCATGACTGTTCTCACCATAGCACATCGTATTTCAACAGTGATGAAGATGGACAATATTCTAGTTCTTGATCAAGGAAAACTG GTTGAAGAAGGAAACCCAGAAGCCCTTATGAATCACAGACTCTCAAGATTCGCTCAGTATGCCAAGGCATCTCAGATGTGA
- the LOC136527221 gene encoding ABC transporter C family member 13-like isoform X2, whose product MDFVCPVDPAVWDDDGRHFGPCFADLVLGFAGNAIATVAALGLFLAKRNTTRAQNVRRGLSEKLFAFGVPSFAACLSLVGLSMLAKKKFEGKDVENYELFFICSQFIAWMSVSLVHVSGTWFEILYNPIMCFCWILKIILEIPHLQYKLTLLKAMPSFMEIISFCTATTFGLFVIVAAVVGNKREVNSIEAPLILNDEKAEGEITNMIKDYNLWELLTFKFVNPVMDIGITRQLGFTDLLELPTELRATSCYDKLLSSWTAEYQNHHDNSSLLRAMSYSYGWTYLRLGLLKVLNDSISFVSPLLLNKFIRLLQEGSDGMDGYILAISLGLTSIIKSFLDSQYSFRLAKLKLMLRSSIMGIIYRKCLLLSLAERSRFSEGEIQTFMSVDADRTVNLCNSLHDAWSLPLQIGVALYLLYTQVNYAFLSGLAITIILIPVNKWISTRIAGATEKMMKQKDRRISCAGELLAHIRTVKMYSWEKLFTERLVERRESEVKHLATRKYLDAWCVYFWATTPTLFSLFTFSIFAIMGHTLDAATVFTCVALFNTLISPLNSFPWVINGMIDAVISSRRLSNYLSTPEHHSSEFTASADLLNHHFKRDTEVTHNLMAVVLQNVSCSWSSSSVAEPSIVLRDISLQLQKGLFIAIVGEVGSGKSSLLNTVIGETHVIGGSISSCGSIAYVPQVPWILSGSLRDNILLGKEFDPRRYEEVIEACALRVDISAMARGDMSHIGEKGTNLSGGQRARLALARALYHNSDVYLFDDILSAVDSQVASWILEKAVMGHQLMQKTRLLSTHNLQAIAAADMIVVMANGLIKWFGTLESFLATPYSRISKPDNSSPTSYAASVKDKTPMVTCELKTDDILEDLVVSYEETTDQVEEEARKQGKVELGVYKKYAAFAGWSAVVLIFLSAFLMQASRNGNDLWLTYWVDTSTGTNNTRFYLIILAMFGIINSLFTLGRAFSFAFGGLHAAIHIHASLLENIISAPICFFDQNPSGRILNRLSSDLYTVDDSLPFILNIFVANFFSLLGTLVVLSYSQVSFLLILLPLWLIYRKLQFYYRSTSREVRRLDSVARSPIYSSFTETLDGSSTIRAFQNEGFFLERFIQHVTLYQKTSYSELIASLWLSLRLQLLAGFIILFIAMMATISFQSSSLVNLATPGLVGLALSYAAPVVSLLNGFLTTFTETEKEMISVERVDEYIGIPQEELQGSEPPPRNWPTEGKIEFEHVTLKYKPELPPALSDVSFLIASGMQVGIIGRTGAGKSSILNALFRLVPICNGRILVDGIDLAKVAVRELRGHFAVVPQSPFLFDGSLRENLDPFNTTTDLRIWEVLENCHMKGEVESIGGLDIHVKESGASFSVGQRQLLCLARAILKSSKVLCLDECTANVDNQTAFLLQNTISTECKGMTVLTIAHRISTVMKMDNILVLDQGKLVFSILVAWCLIAHYK is encoded by the exons ATGGATTTCGTCTGCCCCGTCGATCCCGCG GTATGGGACGACGACGGGAGGCATTTCGGGCCGTGCTTCGCGGATTT GGTGCTGGGGTTCGCCGGGAATGCGATCGCCACGGTTGCTGCGCTCGGGCTCTTCCTCGCCAAGAGGAACACAACCAGAGCTCAG AACGTCAGGAGAGGTTTATCGGAGAAGTTGTTTGCATTCGGTGTGCCTAGTTTTGCAGCCTGCCTTTCTTTGGTTGGATTAAGTATGCTAGCTAAGAAGAAATTTGAAGGGAAGGATGTTGAGAATTATGAACTATTCTTCATATGCTCCCAGTTTATTGCATGG ATGTCTGTAAGTCTTGTCCATGTCAGTGGGACTTGGTTTGAAATCCTCTATAACCCAATAATGTGCTTCTGCTGGATCTTGAAGATTATTCTAGAGATACCTCATTTGCAATACAAGCTTACGTTACTAAAG GCAATGCCATCTTTTATGGAGATTATCTCATTTTGTACTGCAACCACATTTGGACTCTTTGTTAttgtggctgctgtagtaggcaACAAAAG AGAAGTGAACTCTATTGAAGCCCCACTCATTCTAAATGATGAAAAAGCTGagggtgaaataacaaacatg ATAAAGGACTACAATTTGTGGGAACTGTTGACTTTCAAATTCGTTAATCCAGTGATGGACATTGGTATCACAAGACAACTTGGCTTCACAGATTTACTTGAGTTACCAACTGAGCTTAGAGCTACCTCCTGTTATGACAAACTTCTGTCTTCCTGGACTGCTGAATATCAAAACCACCATGACAACTCATCTCTACTTAGAGCCATGTCTTATTCTTATGGATGGACATACTTGCGTTTGGGACTTCTTAAG GTATTAAATGACAGCATCAGTTTTGTTAGCCCTCTGTTGCTGAACAAGTTTATAAGACTTCTTCAGGAAG GTTCTGATGGCATGGATGGATATATTCTTGCCATTTCCTTAGGATTGACTTCTATTATCAA gTCCTTTTTAGATAGCCAGTACTCCTTTCGTCTAGCAAAGCTCAAGTTGATGTTACGATCAAGCATCATGGGGATAATTTATCGGAAG TGCCTACTTCTCAGTCTAGCTGAGCGCTCTAGGTTTTCTGAAGGTGAGATACAGACCTTCATGTCTGTTGATGCTGACCGCACAGTAAACTTGTGTAACAGCCTTCATGATGCCTGGAG CTTGCCACTGCAGATTGGAGTTGCTCTTTATCTGTTATATACACAAGTCAATTATGCTTTTCTATCTGGGCTTGCAATAACAATCATACTAATACCAG TGAACAAATGGATTTCTACAAGGATTGCTGGTGCAACAGAAAAGATGATGAAGCAAAAAGACAGAAG GATAAGCTGTGCAGGGGAGCTCTTAGCACATATTAGAACAGTGAAGATGTACAGCTGGGAGAAACTATTCACTGAACGTTTGGTGGAAAGAAGAGAATCAGAAGTGAAGCATCTCGCG ACTAGAAAATATCTGGATGCTTGGTGCGTCTATTTCTGGGCAACCACACCGACATTGTTCTCCCTTTTCACCTTTTCAATTTTTGCAATTATGGGACACACATTGGATGCTGCCACG GTATTTACTTGTGTTGCGCTCTTTAACACACTAATATCACCGTTAAACTCATTTCCATGGGTTATTAATGGGATGATTGAT GCTGTTATCTCTAGCAGACGGCTGAGTAATTATTTATCTACTCCAGAACATCACTCGTCCGAGTTTACTGCCTCTGCTGACCTTTTAAACCACCACTTTAAGAGAGACACCGAAGTAACTCATAATCTAATGGCCGTCGTCCTTCAGAATGTATCCTGTTCTTGGTCTAGCAGCTCTGTTGCTGAGCCGAGCATAGTTCTCAGAGATATATCTTTGCAGCTACAAAAAGGGCTCTTTATTGCAATTGTAGGCGAG GTTGGTTCTGGTAAATCATCTTTGTTGAACACAGTCATTGGAGAGACTCATGTCATCGGTGGTTCTATTAGCTCCTGTGGTTCAATTGCCTATGTACCACAG GTACCATGGATCTTATCTGGCTCTTTACGAGATAATATTTTGCTTGGGAAAGAATTTGATCCGAGGAG ATACGAAGAAGTAATAGAGGCATGTGCGCTTCGTGTTGACATATCGGCAATGGCCAGAGGAGATATGTCACATATTGGAGAGAAAGGCACCAACTTATCTGGTGGACAGAGAGCTCGTCTGGCATTGGCAAG GGCTTTATACCACAATTCTGATGTATACTTGTTTGATGACATCCTTAGCGCAGTTGACTCCCAAGTTGCTTCGTGGATCCTGGAAAAGGCTGTTATGGGGCACCAATTAATGCAGAAAACAAGATTACTAAGCACGCACAATCTTCAG GCCATTGCTGCTGCAGATATGATTGTAGTCATGGCTAATGGGCTCATTAAGTGGTTCGGGACACTGGAATCTTTCTTGGCAACTCCATATTCAAGAATCTCTAAGCCAGATAATTCGAGTCCTACCTCATATGCAGCTTCTGTGAAAGATAAAACACCAATGGTAACATGTGAACTGAAAACTGATGATATACTTGAAGATTTAGTGGTTTCTTATGAGGAGACAACAGATCAGGTAGAAGAAGAGGCAAGGAAACAAGGCAAGGTTGAGCTCGGTGTCTACAA AAAATATGCAGCATTTGCGGGGTGGTCAGCTGTTGTTTTAATATTCCTAAGTGCATTCTTAATGCAAGCATCTCGTAACGGCAATGATCTTTGGTTAACTTACTGGGTTGATACCAGCACAGGTACCAACAACACAAGATTTTATCTG ATTATCCTTGCTATGTTTGGCATCATCAATTCTCTTTTCACTTTGGGAAGGGCATTTTCTTTTGCATTCGGTGGCCTCCATGCAGCAATCCATATTCATGCATCTCTTCTTGAAAATATCATCAGTGCCCCGATCTGTTTCTTTGACCAAAATCCCAGTGGTCGGATCCTAAACAG ATTATCGTCAGACCTCTACACCGTTGATGATTCTCTTCCTTTCATCCTCAATATATTTGTGGCCAACTTCTTTAGCTTACTCGGCACTCTGGTTGTTTTGTCTTATTCACAG GTTTCCTTCTTACTCATCTTACTTCCACTCTGGCTTATCTATAGGAAGCTGCAG TTCTATTACAGGTCTACCTCACGTGAAGTACGGCGACTTGATAGCGTTGCTCGTTCACCAATCTATTCATCTTTCACAGAGACACTTGATGGTTCATCAACAATAAGAGCTTTCCAGAATGAA GGGTTCTTCTTGGAAAGATTCATCCAACATGTGACACTATATCAGAAAACATCCTACTCTGAGCTCATTGCTAGTTTGTGGCTCTCGCTGAGACTCCAG TTGTTGGCAGGTTTTATCATTCTGTTTATCGCCATGATGGCCACTATCAGCTTCCAAAGCAGTTCTCTTGTCAACTTAGCGACACCTGGACTG GTGGGCCTGGCTTTATCATATGCAGCACCTGTAGTATCGTTGCTGAATGGCTTCTTAACCACCTTTACAGAAACAGAAAAGGAAATGATCTCCGTGGAAAGGGTTGATGAG TACATTGGCATACCTCAAGAAGAACTCCAGGGATCAGAACCTCCACCGAGAAACTGGCCAACGGAAGGGAAGATTGAGTTTGAACATGTAACACTAAAGTACAAGCCAGAGCTACCACCTGCTTTAAGTGACGTTTCGTTCCTTATTGCATCAGGCATGCAG GTTGGAATAATAGGAAGGACTGGAGCAGGCAAATCAAGTATACTGAATGCACTTTTCCGCTTAGTTCCAATTTGCAACGGTCGCATCTTAGTAGATGGCATTGATTTGGCTAAAGTTGCCGTCCGAGAACTCCGTGGACATTTTGCAGTAGTTCCACAGAGCCCCTTTTTGTTTGATGGGTCTTTGAG GGAAAACCTGGATCCTTTCAATACAACAACAGATCTCAGGATATGGGAAGTTCTTGAAAACTGCCATATGAAGGGAGAGGTAGAATCAATAGGTGGACTCGACATCCATGTGAAAGAAAGCGGTGCATCTTTTTCAGTAGGGCAGCGACAGCTCCTATGCCTTGCCCGTGCCATCCTAAAATCGTCCAAG GTGCTTTGTCTAGATGAGTGCACAGCCAATGTTGACAACCAAACAGCCTTCCTGTTGCAAAATACAATTTCTACTGAATGCAAAGGCATGACTGTTCTCACCATAGCACATCGTATTTCAACAGTGATGAAGATGGACAATATTCTAGTTCTTGATCAAGGAAAACTG GTATTTTCAATTCTAGTGGCATGGTGCTTGATTGCGCACTACAAGTGA